The Flavobacterium jumunjinense genome includes a region encoding these proteins:
- a CDS encoding deoxyhypusine synthase family protein, whose protein sequence is MKGPISQFIEHNYLHFNAAALVDAAKGYEEHLLDNGKMMVTLAGAMSTAELGKSLAEMIRQDKIHIISCTGANLEEDIMNLVAHKSYKRIPNYRDLTPQEERNLLDNHFNRVTDTCIPEEEAFRRLQSHLFDIWNKAEKAGERYFPHEFMYQMINSGVLEQYYEIDPKDSWMVAAAEKNLPIVVPGWEDSTMGNIFASYCIKGELKVSTTKSGIEYMTWLADWYPKNCEGKGIGFFQVGGGIAGDFPICVVPMLYQDMEMHDIPFWSYFCQISDSTTSYGSYSGAVPNEKITWGKLDITTPKFIVESDATIVVPLIFAYILGW, encoded by the coding sequence ATGAAAGGACCTATTAGTCAATTTATAGAGCACAATTATTTACATTTCAATGCAGCTGCATTAGTAGATGCTGCAAAAGGATATGAAGAACATTTATTAGATAATGGAAAGATGATGGTAACTTTAGCAGGTGCAATGAGTACGGCTGAGTTAGGAAAATCATTAGCAGAAATGATTCGTCAAGATAAAATTCATATTATTTCTTGTACAGGAGCAAATCTTGAAGAAGATATTATGAATTTAGTTGCTCATAAATCATACAAAAGAATTCCTAATTATAGAGATTTAACGCCTCAAGAGGAAAGAAATTTATTAGACAATCATTTCAATCGTGTTACAGATACTTGTATCCCAGAAGAAGAAGCCTTTAGAAGACTACAATCTCATTTATTTGACATTTGGAATAAAGCAGAAAAAGCAGGAGAAAGATATTTTCCACATGAGTTTATGTATCAAATGATTAATTCTGGAGTTTTAGAGCAATACTATGAAATCGACCCTAAAGATTCTTGGATGGTTGCTGCTGCAGAAAAAAACTTACCTATCGTTGTTCCAGGATGGGAAGACAGTACAATGGGTAATATTTTTGCTTCTTACTGTATTAAAGGAGAATTAAAAGTATCTACTACAAAAAGTGGTATCGAATATATGACTTGGTTAGCAGATTGGTATCCAAAAAATTGTGAAGGAAAAGGAATCGGATTCTTCCAAGTAGGTGGAGGAATTGCAGGAGATTTCCCAATTTGCGTTGTACCAATGCTTTATCAAGATATGGAGATGCATGACATCCCTTTTTGGAGTTATTTTTGTCAAATATCAGACTCAACAACAAGTTACGGATCTTATTCTGGAGCAGTTCCAAATGAAAAAATTACTTGGGGAAAGCTTGATATCACTACACCTAAGTTCATAGTAGAGTCAGATGCAACTATAGTTGTGCCGTTAATTTTTGCTTATATTTTAGGTTGGTAA
- a CDS encoding DinB family protein, producing the protein MIQFNQNEFAPFYANYVNKSMFVKNIVEGLKAQEEEIVSFFKNIPENKHEFRYATGKWTIKDVLLHLIDVERIFAYRALRISRNDTTLIPGFDENEYVDNANATTRSLENLIEEYILVRKATIALFSSFTEEQYMRIGNASNNSVSVRGLGYIILGHEKHHILVIKERYL; encoded by the coding sequence ATGATACAATTCAATCAAAATGAGTTTGCACCCTTTTATGCAAATTACGTCAACAAATCGATGTTTGTTAAAAACATTGTAGAAGGTTTAAAAGCACAAGAAGAAGAAATTGTTTCCTTTTTCAAAAATATTCCAGAAAATAAGCATGAATTTAGATATGCTACAGGAAAATGGACAATTAAAGATGTTTTATTGCATCTAATAGATGTGGAACGCATTTTTGCATATAGAGCATTACGAATTTCTAGAAATGATACAACTTTAATTCCTGGATTTGATGAGAATGAATATGTTGATAATGCAAATGCTACTACTAGAAGCTTAGAAAATTTAATAGAAGAATATATTTTAGTTAGAAAAGCAACAATTGCATTATTTTCTAGCTTTACAGAGGAACAATATATGCGTATAGGTAATGCATCAAATAATTCAGTTTCTGTTCGTGGATTAGGCTATATTATTTTAGGTCACGAAAAACATCATATATTAGTTATTAAAGAAAGGTATTTATAA
- a CDS encoding Lrp/AsnC family transcriptional regulator has protein sequence MSKFRLDEVDHQILDMLIDNTRVPFTDIAKKLLISAGTVHVRVKKMEDAGIIQGSSLTLDYEKLGYSFIAYVGVFLHNTSQTKFVLERINQIPYVTVAHITTGKFNIFCKIRARDTKHAKEVIFMVDDIDGVYRTETMISLEESINDKKRLMHTIFKEL, from the coding sequence ATGAGTAAGTTTCGTTTAGATGAAGTTGATCATCAAATTTTAGACATGTTGATTGACAACACAAGGGTTCCATTTACAGATATAGCAAAAAAGCTGTTAATATCTGCAGGTACAGTACACGTTAGGGTGAAAAAAATGGAAGATGCAGGGATTATACAAGGTTCATCTTTAACTTTGGATTATGAAAAATTAGGCTATTCTTTTATTGCTTATGTAGGAGTTTTTCTTCATAATACTTCTCAAACTAAATTCGTTTTAGAAAGAATTAATCAAATTCCTTATGTGACAGTGGCTCACATTACAACTGGAAAGTTTAATATCTTTTGTAAAATTAGAGCGAGAGATACAAAACATGCAAAAGAAGTTATTTTCATGGTTGATGATATTGATGGTGTGTATAGAACGGAAACAATGATTTCTCTTGAAGAGAGTATCAACGACAAAAAACGATTAATGCATACTATTTTTAAAGAACTTTAA
- a CDS encoding M14 family metallopeptidase has product MNNLQLATEHLENELKGRYVTNNHILPLMKKLPNQFRVKTIGKSVLDKPIYSVEYGIGPIKVLIWSQMHGNESTTTKGLFDFFNYLSSDTDFSKEIYTKYTLYCIPILNPDGAEVYTRVNANEIDLNRDAFEITQPESKLLRSVFEDYKPDLCYNLHDQRTIFGTETYNLPATVSFLAPAYNESREFNDVRLKAIKIINRMNDNLQKFIPNQVGRFDDSFNVNCIGDYFTFRGVPTILFEAGHYKDDYNRNEVRKFIFCSLFESFKQTNENDIVKNELDFYLKIPQNSKCFYDFLYKNVNFIDNTEKKTINFAAQYTEVLNLDVIEFEARIIQIEDLENHSGHVEFDLNEIVYNCNISNLPEIGAKADFVFGEKVKFKNGKQYEV; this is encoded by the coding sequence ATGAACAATTTACAATTAGCAACAGAACATTTAGAGAATGAATTAAAGGGGAGATATGTTACAAATAATCATATTTTACCATTAATGAAGAAGTTACCCAACCAATTTAGAGTAAAAACTATTGGCAAATCAGTGTTAGACAAGCCTATTTATAGCGTAGAATACGGAATTGGACCAATTAAAGTACTAATTTGGTCGCAAATGCATGGAAATGAGTCCACAACTACTAAAGGTCTGTTTGATTTTTTTAATTATTTATCTTCTGATACCGATTTTTCAAAAGAAATCTATACAAAATACACACTTTACTGTATTCCAATACTAAATCCAGATGGGGCAGAGGTTTACACTCGTGTAAATGCGAATGAAATTGATCTAAATAGAGATGCTTTTGAGATTACACAACCAGAAAGTAAGCTTTTAAGGAGTGTTTTTGAGGATTATAAACCCGATTTATGTTATAATTTACATGATCAACGTACAATTTTCGGTACAGAAACCTATAATTTACCCGCTACAGTCTCTTTTTTAGCACCTGCTTATAATGAGTCAAGAGAATTCAATGATGTACGCTTAAAAGCTATTAAAATCATCAATAGAATGAATGATAATTTACAAAAATTCATTCCAAATCAGGTTGGGAGGTTTGATGATTCATTTAATGTGAACTGTATTGGTGATTATTTTACTTTTAGAGGCGTTCCAACGATACTTTTTGAAGCTGGACACTATAAAGACGATTATAATCGAAATGAAGTAAGAAAATTCATCTTCTGCTCTTTGTTTGAGTCGTTTAAACAGACAAACGAAAACGATATAGTTAAAAACGAATTGGATTTCTATTTGAAGATTCCGCAAAATTCTAAGTGTTTTTACGATTTTCTTTATAAAAATGTGAATTTTATTGATAATACAGAGAAAAAAACTATTAACTTTGCAGCTCAATATACCGAAGTCTTAAATTTGGATGTCATTGAGTTTGAAGCTCGAATAATTCAAATTGAAGATTTAGAAAATCATAGCGGACATGTTGAATTTGATTTAAATGAGATTGTTTACAATTGTAACATCTCTAATTTACCTGAAATAGGAGCGAAGGCAGACTTTGTTTTTGGTGAAAAAGTTAAATTTAAAAATGGTAAGCAATATGAGGTATAG
- a CDS encoding helix-turn-helix domain-containing protein, with translation MVNIDDFIKRLEKLLEYYNLSASAFADKIDVQRSSISHLLSGRNKPSLDFVLKVVEEFPDVDLYWILNGKGSFPKEEEKKLEEKKTTHTPTNENLKEKIGTEEKNNLFSDIDNPQNTRVFENFSDQESNTQNLEPKKNNSDIDRIVVFYKNGTFKNYTPE, from the coding sequence ATGGTAAACATTGATGATTTCATAAAAAGACTCGAAAAACTACTTGAATATTACAATTTATCTGCATCTGCTTTTGCAGATAAGATAGATGTGCAGCGTTCAAGTATATCTCACCTCCTTTCAGGAAGAAATAAACCTAGTTTAGATTTTGTTCTAAAAGTGGTTGAAGAATTTCCGGATGTAGATTTGTATTGGATATTAAATGGAAAAGGAAGTTTTCCAAAAGAAGAAGAAAAAAAATTGGAAGAGAAAAAAACAACTCATACTCCAACGAATGAAAATTTAAAAGAAAAAATTGGAACCGAAGAAAAAAACAATTTATTTAGTGATATTGACAACCCTCAAAATACGCGCGTATTTGAAAATTTTTCAGACCAAGAGTCGAATACGCAAAATTTAGAGCCAAAAAAAAACAACTCGGATATTGACCGAATTGTCGTTTTTTATAAAAATGGTACGTTTAAGAACTATACACCCGAATAA
- a CDS encoding 1-acyl-sn-glycerol-3-phosphate acyltransferase: MKQKIYRFIFCSIFGWEVVGTINDEVKKCIIIAVPHTSWWDFFLGIFSRGILKKQINFLAKKELFIFPFNYFFRWVGGAPLNRGKKENKVDAIAKVFAEHEIFRLALAPEGTRKKVEEWKTGFYYMAMKANIPIIPVAFDYGKKQVVYNTPFYPTGDIEKDMKVLKSYYKGVIGKIPQNSFTTID, translated from the coding sequence ATGAAACAAAAAATATATCGATTTATATTTTGCTCAATCTTTGGTTGGGAAGTAGTAGGTACAATTAATGACGAAGTTAAGAAATGTATTATTATTGCGGTTCCACATACAAGTTGGTGGGATTTTTTCCTTGGAATTTTTTCTAGAGGAATTCTTAAAAAGCAAATCAATTTTCTAGCTAAAAAGGAATTATTCATTTTTCCTTTTAATTATTTTTTCAGATGGGTTGGTGGTGCTCCTTTAAATAGAGGTAAAAAAGAAAATAAAGTTGATGCAATTGCTAAAGTATTTGCAGAACATGAAATTTTTAGATTGGCTTTAGCACCAGAAGGAACTAGGAAAAAAGTAGAGGAATGGAAAACGGGTTTCTATTATATGGCAATGAAGGCAAATATTCCAATTATTCCTGTTGCTTTCGATTATGGAAAGAAACAAGTTGTTTATAATACACCTTTTTATCCAACTGGAGATATTGAAAAGGACATGAAAGTTCTAAAATCCTATTATAAAGGTGTAATTGGTAAAATTCCTCAAAATAGTTTTACTACAATTGATTAA
- a CDS encoding spermidine synthase, with translation MIKRLLSYLFPITIFEKKSSISENLEVTWNNGKLVLDSKNTNYSYGSLQKVLRKGLSYIGFDKISTMNEILVLGVAGGSVVKTLVDEIKCKAYIIGVEIDESVIEISNTYFGLDKIPNYKTVIADASQFVSETTRTYDLIIIDIFHDSKMPDFLFSQEFINAIKKIVTKNGFILFNTMLLDETNETRNVDFMKHFEKDIYICKTFSNVEYYNQLIIIEKNKID, from the coding sequence ATGATTAAAAGATTATTAAGTTATTTATTCCCGATTACCATTTTTGAAAAAAAATCTTCTATTAGTGAAAACTTAGAAGTTACCTGGAATAATGGTAAACTTGTTTTAGATTCTAAAAATACAAATTATTCTTATGGTAGCTTACAAAAAGTGCTTCGAAAAGGTTTGTCTTATATTGGTTTCGACAAAATTTCAACAATGAACGAAATTCTTGTTTTAGGTGTTGCTGGAGGAAGTGTTGTAAAAACATTAGTAGATGAAATAAAATGTAAAGCTTATATTATAGGAGTAGAAATTGATGAAAGTGTTATTGAAATTTCTAACACCTATTTTGGCTTAGATAAAATTCCAAATTATAAAACAGTTATAGCAGATGCTTCTCAATTTGTTTCAGAAACTACCCGCACATACGATTTGATTATTATTGATATTTTTCACGATTCGAAAATGCCCGATTTTTTATTTAGTCAAGAGTTTATCAATGCTATTAAAAAAATTGTAACCAAAAATGGTTTTATTTTATTCAACACAATGCTACTTGATGAAACTAATGAAACACGAAATGTTGACTTTATGAAACATTTTGAAAAAGATATTTACATTTGTAAAACATTTTCAAATGTTGAATATTATAATCAGTTAATAATTATAGAAAAAAACAAAATAGATTAG
- a CDS encoding ABC transporter ATP-binding protein has translation MIKIENVSKSFGKNIILSNINLSFEKGKVYGIVGENGAGKTTLFNCISGLESYTGVISSDYGILKEKLGYLQTESFFFSKITAKEYLQLLCVARKMPPMDFEDKNIFDLPLNQYAATYSTGMKKKLALTAILFQKNNFYILDEPFNGVDIQSNIVITELIHRLKKSGKAVLISSHIFSTLSDTCDEIFVLKDGKINKSVKKENFSILENEMKEFSIQSKLDKLDF, from the coding sequence ATGATTAAAATTGAAAATGTAAGTAAGTCTTTTGGTAAAAATATAATTTTATCGAATATTAATCTTTCTTTTGAAAAAGGAAAAGTTTACGGAATTGTGGGCGAGAATGGAGCAGGCAAAACTACGTTATTCAATTGCATATCGGGATTAGAATCCTATACAGGAGTTATTTCAAGTGATTATGGAATTTTAAAAGAAAAGTTAGGTTACCTTCAAACTGAATCTTTCTTTTTTTCAAAGATTACAGCTAAAGAATATCTTCAATTATTATGTGTTGCTAGAAAAATGCCACCAATGGATTTTGAGGATAAAAATATTTTTGATCTTCCTTTAAATCAGTATGCCGCTACGTATTCTACTGGAATGAAAAAGAAATTGGCACTAACTGCAATTTTATTTCAGAAAAATAATTTTTATATTTTAGACGAACCTTTTAATGGAGTTGATATTCAAAGTAACATAGTTATAACAGAATTAATTCATAGATTGAAAAAATCAGGAAAAGCAGTTTTGATTTCTTCTCATATTTTTTCTACACTAAGTGATACTTGCGATGAAATTTTTGTTCTTAAAGATGGGAAAATTAATAAGAGCGTAAAAAAAGAAAATTTTAGCATATTAGAAAATGAAATGAAAGAATTTTCAATACAGTCAAAACTGGATAAGTTAGATTTTTAA
- a CDS encoding ABC transporter permease — translation MKEYFELQIRMMNRHLSEFGIPPILVYGCTPFLFFYASNELFSRTDYATFFYLFLGLSLIFQLGEKKKNDFLKFTFSKTDYFKIRIAENSLILIPFIFFLIYKEYFITAFLLFVLGFILALMTYENTFNVSIKTPFFKHPFEFCIGFRKTFSVFILAYFLTFMSIRAENLNLGFFSILMVQFICLNFYTKPESAFYVWIYSMSPKEFIFYKFKIIVLYSTLLCLPIVIALCLFFQNEIITIVGILCLSYFFILTGMLAKYAAYPDAIFIREGVVLAFLVWFPPILVLILPYLYVQSIKKLNDVLV, via the coding sequence ATGAAAGAATATTTTGAATTGCAAATCCGAATGATGAATCGTCATTTGTCTGAATTTGGAATACCACCCATTTTAGTTTACGGTTGCACACCTTTTTTATTCTTTTATGCTTCCAATGAATTATTTTCTAGAACAGATTATGCAACTTTCTTTTATTTATTTCTTGGATTAAGTTTAATTTTTCAATTAGGAGAAAAAAAGAAGAACGATTTTCTAAAATTTACTTTTTCAAAAACGGATTACTTTAAGATTAGAATCGCTGAAAATAGTTTGATTCTAATACCATTTATTTTTTTTCTAATTTATAAGGAATATTTTATAACAGCCTTTTTGCTATTTGTATTAGGTTTTATTTTAGCATTAATGACTTATGAGAATACATTTAATGTTTCAATTAAAACTCCTTTTTTTAAACATCCTTTTGAATTTTGTATTGGATTTAGAAAAACATTTTCCGTTTTCATTTTAGCTTATTTTTTAACTTTTATGTCGATTCGTGCAGAAAATTTAAACTTAGGATTTTTTTCAATATTAATGGTTCAATTTATATGTTTGAATTTTTATACAAAACCAGAAAGTGCTTTTTATGTTTGGATCTATTCCATGAGTCCTAAAGAATTTATATTTTATAAATTCAAGATTATTGTCTTGTATTCAACATTATTATGTTTGCCAATTGTTATTGCATTATGTCTATTTTTCCAAAATGAAATAATTACAATTGTAGGCATTCTTTGCTTAAGTTATTTTTTCATTCTAACAGGAATGTTAGCAAAATATGCTGCTTATCCAGATGCTATTTTCATTAGAGAAGGAGTAGTGCTTGCTTTTTTGGTTTGGTTTCCACCAATACTTGTTTTAATACTTCCGTATTTATATGTTCAGTCAATAAAAAAGTTAAATGATGTATTAGTATGA
- the kdsB gene encoding 3-deoxy-manno-octulosonate cytidylyltransferase, with the protein MKIIAVIPARYASTRFPAKLMQDLGGKTVILRTYEAAVNTNLFADVFVVTDSELIYNEIITNNGKAIMSIKEHESGSDRIAEAVENLEVDIVINVQGDEPFINTEPLQKVIEIFENDLDKKVDLASLMYEIKDKKEIENPNNVKVIVDQQNFALYFSRSVIPYPREENVGVRYMKHIGIYAFRKEALLDFYRLPMLALEASEKLEQLRYLEYGKRIKMVETTHASIGIDTLEDLEKARQIISN; encoded by the coding sequence ATGAAAATAATAGCTGTAATTCCTGCTCGATATGCTTCCACTCGTTTTCCTGCAAAATTAATGCAAGATTTAGGTGGAAAAACAGTAATTTTAAGAACCTATGAAGCAGCTGTAAATACAAATTTGTTTGCAGATGTATTTGTTGTTACCGATTCTGAACTTATTTATAATGAGATAATTACAAATAATGGAAAGGCCATTATGAGTATAAAAGAACATGAAAGTGGTAGTGATAGAATTGCTGAAGCAGTTGAAAATTTAGAGGTTGATATTGTTATAAATGTGCAAGGTGATGAGCCTTTTATTAACACTGAACCACTGCAAAAAGTGATTGAAATTTTCGAAAATGATCTGGACAAAAAAGTAGATTTAGCGTCTTTAATGTATGAAATAAAAGACAAAAAAGAGATTGAAAATCCAAATAATGTTAAAGTAATTGTAGATCAACAAAATTTCGCACTCTATTTTTCACGTTCCGTAATTCCATATCCTAGAGAAGAAAATGTAGGTGTTCGCTATATGAAACATATTGGAATTTATGCCTTTAGAAAAGAAGCATTATTAGATTTTTATCGTTTACCAATGTTGGCATTAGAAGCATCTGAGAAATTAGAACAATTGCGCTATTTAGAATATGGAAAGCGCATAAAAATGGTAGAAACCACTCATGCAAGTATAGGTATTGATACTCTTGAAGATTTAGAAAAAGCAAGACAAATTATTAGTAATTAG
- a CDS encoding ATP-dependent DNA helicase, which yields MTSALFYKTLRNNFPFNPTLKQDIFFQKVADFILNNEKDEIFILKGYAGTGKTTIISTLVNHLQTVDKKYVLLAPTGRAAKVISNYAQKPAFTIHKRIYFPKKNKSGAVSFKLQPNKFKDTIFIVDESSMISDTSQDSKMYQNGSLLDDLIFYVDAGKNCKIIFIGDTAQLPPVNLEVSPALDADMLSLHFNKEVKQIELDEVMRQAVESGILFNATELRELLKSYFFDSFKFQLNTFKDIVRLIDGYEIQDAIYESFEKNGEEETAFIVRSNKRANQYNQQIRTKILGREGELSSGDLLMVVKNNYFWLQEESEAGFIANGDIIEVLKIVNIQQFYGFKFANVVVRMIDYPNQPSFETVLLLDTITSESPSLTYDESNTLYQEVMKDYEEETQQYKKFLKVKNNPHFNALQVKFSYAITCHKSQGGQWNTVFIEQPYLPNGIDKEYLRWLYTAMTRAKEKLYLIGFKDEYFEN from the coding sequence ATGACTTCTGCACTGTTTTACAAAACGTTACGCAATAATTTCCCTTTTAATCCGACTCTAAAACAAGATATTTTTTTTCAAAAAGTAGCCGATTTCATCTTAAATAATGAAAAAGATGAAATTTTTATTTTGAAAGGATATGCCGGAACTGGAAAAACAACTATAATTTCAACTTTAGTAAACCACCTACAAACGGTGGATAAAAAATATGTTCTATTAGCTCCTACAGGTCGTGCTGCAAAGGTGATTAGCAATTATGCTCAAAAGCCTGCTTTTACAATACACAAAAGGATTTATTTTCCTAAAAAAAACAAATCGGGTGCCGTTTCATTTAAATTGCAACCCAATAAGTTTAAAGACACTATTTTTATTGTTGATGAATCTTCAATGATATCAGATACTTCTCAGGATTCTAAAATGTATCAAAATGGATCGCTTTTAGACGATTTAATTTTCTATGTTGATGCGGGAAAGAATTGCAAGATCATTTTTATAGGAGATACTGCACAGCTTCCACCAGTGAATTTAGAGGTTAGTCCTGCTTTAGATGCAGATATGCTGTCTTTACATTTTAATAAAGAAGTGAAGCAAATTGAGTTAGACGAGGTTATGCGACAAGCGGTTGAATCTGGAATTCTTTTCAATGCAACGGAACTTCGAGAGTTATTGAAATCGTACTTTTTTGATAGTTTTAAATTTCAATTGAATACTTTTAAGGATATTGTTCGTTTGATTGATGGTTATGAGATTCAAGATGCTATTTATGAATCTTTTGAAAAAAATGGAGAAGAGGAAACGGCTTTTATTGTGCGTTCTAACAAAAGAGCCAATCAATACAATCAACAAATTAGAACGAAGATTTTAGGTAGAGAAGGTGAACTTTCCAGCGGTGATTTATTGATGGTGGTTAAAAATAATTATTTTTGGTTGCAAGAGGAATCTGAGGCTGGTTTTATTGCAAATGGTGATATTATTGAAGTTTTAAAGATTGTTAATATTCAACAATTCTATGGTTTCAAATTTGCAAATGTGGTTGTTAGAATGATCGATTATCCAAATCAACCTTCTTTTGAAACAGTATTGCTTTTAGACACTATAACGAGTGAGTCTCCTTCATTAACTTATGATGAATCGAACACACTGTATCAGGAAGTTATGAAAGATTATGAAGAGGAAACACAGCAATATAAGAAGTTTTTAAAAGTGAAAAATAACCCTCATTTTAATGCTTTGCAAGTGAAGTTTTCTTATGCAATTACGTGTCATAAATCGCAAGGTGGACAATGGAATACTGTTTTTATTGAGCAACCTTATTTACCAAACGGTATCGATAAAGAGTATTTGCGATGGTTATATACTGCAATGACAAGGGCTAAAGAAAAATTATATTTGATTGGTTTTAAAGATGAATATTTTGAAAATTAA
- a CDS encoding DUF3822 family protein — protein MVVTNNDITQKNYKKLSIQVSLNGLSFCVFDLITQKIIAFNTTEFSRNKVIEEQLWKTFLDNSILANTYDEIVVLHDNNLNTFVPNSLFDPEFLGSYLQYNVKVFNTDLFNYDKIENYFINNVYVPYVNINNFLIDQFGSFDYKNVNTILVTKILDYSIGNDDKQVFVHFQKNYFQIIAVKNQQLLLFNSFEYATPEDFIYYLLFTYEQLQLSPETIATHLLGIIDKDNSYFKIAYKFIRHCSVLDTQKWTNTFGKTDVEIRHNFILFHS, from the coding sequence ATGGTAGTAACGAATAACGATATTACACAAAAAAATTATAAAAAGTTGTCCATTCAGGTTTCTCTGAATGGACTTTCTTTTTGTGTTTTCGATTTAATTACACAAAAAATAATTGCATTCAATACTACAGAGTTTTCAAGAAACAAAGTAATTGAAGAGCAATTATGGAAAACTTTTTTAGATAATTCTATCCTTGCAAATACCTACGACGAAATTGTTGTTTTACACGATAATAACTTAAACACTTTTGTCCCAAATTCACTATTCGATCCAGAATTTCTAGGCAGCTACCTCCAATACAATGTCAAAGTATTTAATACCGACTTGTTTAATTATGATAAAATAGAAAATTATTTTATAAATAATGTATATGTACCCTATGTAAACATTAATAATTTTTTAATAGATCAATTCGGTAGTTTCGACTACAAAAATGTGAATACCATTTTAGTAACAAAGATTTTAGATTATTCTATTGGTAATGATGACAAACAGGTTTTTGTTCATTTTCAAAAGAATTATTTTCAAATTATAGCAGTAAAGAATCAACAATTGTTATTATTCAATTCTTTTGAATATGCAACTCCTGAAGATTTTATATATTATCTATTATTCACCTATGAACAATTGCAATTAAGTCCAGAAACTATTGCAACACATTTATTAGGTATAATTGATAAAGACAATTCATATTTTAAAATTGCTTATAAATTTATTAGACATTGTAGTGTGTTAGATACTCAAAAATGGACTAATACTTTTGGGAAAACAGACGTAGAAATACGCCATAATTTTATATTATTTCATTCATGA
- the rsmD gene encoding 16S rRNA (guanine(966)-N(2))-methyltransferase RsmD: MRIISGKHKGRRIVAPKKLPVRPTTDMAKEALFNIINNHFNFSDLNVLELFAGTGNIGYEFGSRGNTRVIAVDADYGCISFIRKTATELELDITPIKSDAFSYLERCNTTFDIIFADPPYDLSQENFEKIATQSFQNNILDEEGMLIIEHSKHTKLDQVINFSFSKHYGGTTFSFFQYEIEEETEEEEEI; this comes from the coding sequence ATGAGAATAATTTCAGGAAAACACAAAGGAAGAAGAATTGTAGCTCCAAAAAAACTACCTGTTAGACCAACAACAGATATGGCTAAAGAAGCACTCTTCAATATTATCAATAATCATTTCAATTTCAGTGACTTAAATGTTCTGGAATTATTTGCAGGAACAGGAAATATTGGCTATGAGTTTGGTTCTAGAGGAAATACAAGAGTTATTGCAGTAGATGCAGATTATGGTTGCATTAGCTTCATAAGAAAAACAGCTACAGAATTAGAATTAGACATTACTCCTATTAAATCGGATGCGTTTTCCTATTTGGAAAGATGCAATACTACATTTGATATTATTTTTGCAGATCCACCTTATGATTTATCTCAAGAAAATTTTGAAAAAATTGCAACACAATCATTTCAAAACAATATACTCGATGAAGAAGGAATGCTAATTATAGAACATTCCAAACACACAAAATTAGACCAGGTAATCAATTTTTCATTTTCCAAACATTACGGTGGCACAACATTTTCCTTTTTTCAATATGAAATAGAAGAAGAAACCGAAGAAGAGGAAGAAATATAA